TGGTGTTTCAGGTCCTGCGGCGCGCAGGCGAGTACGCGGTTGCCCGACCAACTCGCGAAGTGCTCTACACCGTGCTGGACCGCGAGGACAAGTATAAGGCCAAGCACTTCATCGATACGTTCGTCTATCGTGGCGGCGATCAGGTTGGCGCCTGGAGCATGCGCGGCCTGACCGCGCTGGGGGTGGGTTTTGCCGGCGCGTCCTATCTGGCCGCGCCGTTCGCTGTGGTGTGGTTAGGCATTGCCTTGTGGCTGGGACGACGTCATGCGGTGCTGGCACGTGTCAGCGAGGCGGCTCGAGCTCCAGCAGCGCCATCCGGCTCGCCGCGATTCCCGTGAGCCCGTCGGTCCGAGCGGCAAAGTAGGAGTCCTGCTCGGCCGGCCCAACGGTTTCCAACACCCGAAATCCGGTCGCCTCGACCGCCTCCACGAACGCGGCCTCGGTCGGCTGCGCCCGGTGCGCTCCGTACCCCTCTCGGGTCATGGCATCGAGCACTCGATTGCCGCCGGCACCGTCCAGTTGCTCGGCAACGAGATACCCGACCGCCACCCGGGTGCCGGGCACAGCAACCTCCGCCAGACCGTACAGAACATCGACCAGCGGCTGCTCGTCGAGGCAGCGCGAGAATCCCAGCCAGGAAACGAAGGCCGGCCGGTGGAAGCGAAAGGTGGAGCGGCGGAGGGCGTCATGCAGGGACTCGCGCGCGTCGTCCAACGGGATCCATTCGACATTTTCGGGCTCGAGCCCGAGACTGCTGACGCGATCTCGCTTGGCACGCTGCGCCGCCTGCCGATCGACCTCGAAGACCCGGAGCTGGCTTGCCAGGTCGGTTCGTCTGAGCGCAAACGAATCGAGCCCGGCACCGACCAGGACGTACTGCCGTCCCCCGGCATCGACAAACTGCTCGAGCCAGTCTTCTGCGATCCGGGCCTGGTACAGCAAGTGCCCCCGAAGCGGCCGGTACTTTCCGTACAGCCGCTCGAACACAAAGTGCCGGACCGGGCCGTAGCGGCAGATCGCTCGCCACCCCGGACTCGCGAGCCGGAGCGCAAAAGGATCGGCAAAGATGAGGGGTCGCTCGTCCCGGTAATGCGCTGCACGGAACGCTGCCGCCAGCTCGGCGGCCCGATCGGGCAAAGCAGTCAGCATGGCGATTCGATTGTCAGGCGTTGTACTACGATGGCCAAATGACAGAATACCGTTTGTCAGTCCGTTTGGCGAGGGGGCAAGTGGCCCCGGCACCAGTTGACTGGCGCCGAGGCCGAAAGTCGGTCAGCGGTTAGGCTGGGGCGTGACCCTGAGATACGGCTTCTTGGCAACCCACCCCTTCGGGAATTTGGCCTTGGCGTCCTCGTCGGAGACGGCGGGCACGATGATGACGTCCTCCCCATCCTTCCAGTCCGCAGGTGTCGACACCTGGAAATCGGCTGTCAGCTGGAGCGAGTCGATGACGCGCAGAATCTCTTCGAAATTCCGCCCCGTGCTGGCCGGATAGGTCAGCGTCAGCTTGATCTTGTTGTCGGGACCGATCACGAACACGGAACGAACCGTCGTGGTATCGGAGGCATTGGGGTGGATCATGCCGTACAGCCCAGCCACGGTGCGGTCGGGATCGCCGATCATCGGGAAGTTGACCGTATTGCCGGTCACCTCGGCGATGTCGCCCTCCCACTGCACGTGCGAAGCAACCGGATCGACGCTCAAACCGATCACCTTGGTGTTCCGCCGCTCGAACTCCGGCTTGAGCTTGGCTACGACGCCCAATTCGGTGGTACAAACTGGCGTAAAGTCCTTCGGGTGGGAAAAGAGCACCGCCCAACTGGCGCCCTTCCACTGATAGAACCGCAGCGGACCTGCGGTCGTATCCGCCGTGAAATCCGGGGCCAGGTCGCCGAGCTGCAGAGCCATGCCGAACCATCCTTCGCGAGAGGGTAAACAGACCTCCAAACTAGTCGGTGGCCCCAGTCCGGCAAGATCCGAGTCAGACACCTCCCGCGGCGCCCGCACGACGAGCCACCCACCGTTCCACCACGACGTACAGCGTCGGCAGAACCACGAGCGTCAGGGCGGTTGCCGTCACCAGACCACCAATGACGACCGTAGCCAGCGGACGCTGCAACTCCGCACCGGGCGAGGTCGAGAGCGCCATCGGCACGAAGCCGAACCCTGCCACCAGCGCCGTCATCAGCACCGGCCGGAGCCGGGTCGCGGCGCCGTTGAGCACTGCCTCTTCCAGGGTCGAGCCCGCGGCGCGCAGCTCGTTGATATAGCTCACCATCACGACGCCGTTGAGCACTGCGATGCCAAAAAGCGCAATGAAGCCGATGGCGGCCGAAATGCTCAAGTTGAGGCCGGCAATCCAGAGCGACGCCACCCCGCCGACCAGCGCAAACGGCACATTGGTCATGATGAGCGCCGCGTGTCGTCCGGTGCCAAATGCCCAACTGAGCAGCAGAAAGATTCCCAGGATGGCCAGCGGCACCAGGACCGCGAGCCGCTTCATAGCGCTCTGCTGGTGCTGATACTGTCCCCCCCATTCGAAGCGATAGCCTTCCGGTAGCGGCACCGCCTTGGCCAGCGCCGCAGCCGCATCGTCAACGAAGCTGCCAACATCCCGACCGCGAATGTTGGCACCCACCACGACCATGCGCTCGGCCCCTTCATGGGCAAACGCCTCGGGCGTCTCGACGACCTGAAGTCGGGCCACCGTACCGAGCGGCACCCGGCCGCCGACCGGGGTCGGAATCGGCAGCTCCGTGAAGCCTTCCGGACTCAGGGTCGACGCCCCGGCCATTCGTACGGCCACACCGATTCGGCGTGGCCCGTCGATCACCGTCGTGGCCACCGAGGCACCGAGCGCCAGTTCGACCTCGCGGCCAACCTCCGCGGTCCCGATACCGTACCGCGCCAGCGCATTCCGATCCAGGTCGAGCTGTACCTGGTGGACCCGTGCCGCTGCGGTTGCTTTGACGTCTGCCGCCCCGCGAACCTCATGCAGCACCGATTCCACCCGGGCGGCGAGGGCCGCAAGCCGATTCGGATCAGCGCCGATGATCTTGACGCCGACATCGGTTGTGATGCCGCTCTCCGCCTCATCGAGCCGCATCTGAATCGGCTGCGTGAAAGCATAGCTGATGCCAGGCACCTCTCGCAGCGTACTGTCCATGGCGACGAGCAGCGCATCCTTACCGCCGCGACGCCAGGTCTTGCGCGGTTCGAGGATGATGTAGGTATCGGACTCGTAGGTGCCCATCGCTTCAGTGGCCAGATCGGGGCGACCAAGCTTGGACACGACCGTGCGCACCTCTGGTAAGCTCTGGAGCGCACGCTCGATAGCCAGCGAATACTCGACGCCTTCACCCAGCGCTGTCGACGGCAGACGACGAACCTGAACCAGGACGCTCCCTTCATCGAGCCGAGGCATGAACTCCCGTCCCAGGCCGCCGATCCCGATCACCGCCAGCGTGATCAGGACCAGGGCAGCGGCGAACACCGGCGTCTGGCGAACCAGGGTGCCCTCGAGCATGCGACGGTAGCGAAGCCTGAGGCGTTCGAACCATGCTGAGTGAGGTTCGTGGACGTTGGCCAGCCAGGTGCGCGCAGCTGCCGGGACCACCGTGAGCGCGAGTACCAGCGACCCCAGCACCGCGACCACCACGGTAAACGCCATGGGCACGAACATCTTGCGTTCGGTACCCTGAAGGGCAAAGAGCGGCAGATACACCGCGATGATGATGGTAATGCCAAAAAGGACCGGTCGCCCGACCTCACGGGCCGCGCGATGCATTCGGTTGGTCGTGTCCTCGACAGACTCCGGCCCCGTCGCCGACCGGCGCAGCATGTTCTCGATCATCACGACTGACCCGTCGACCAGCAGTCCGAAGTCGAGCGCGCCCAGGCTCATCAGGTTGGCGGAGAATCCGAACCACTTCATCGCGACGAATGCCCAGAGCATCGACAGCGGGATCACCGCGGCAACGATCAGACTCGCCCTGACGTTCCGCAGAAAGACCCAGAGCAGCACCACGACCAGCATGCCCCCCATGACCAGGTTCTTGCCGATCGTGGCCGTGGTCTGCCCCACCAGTTCGGTCTGGTCGTAGAATGCTACCAGCTCGACGCCCGGCGGCAGGTTCGGAACGATCTCCGCCACCCGAGCTCTGATTCCGGCAATGACCCGCTGGGCGTTCTCGCCCTTGCGCATGATCACCATGCCCGACACGACCTCGCCCTTGCCATCCCAGGTAATCGCACCCTGCCGAGGCAGCGCGCCGGTCGTCACCTGTGCGATGTCACGGATCAGGATCGGCGCGCCGCTACGCGTCGCGACCGGCACTCGCTCGATGTCGGCGGGCCCGGTGAGCCGACCACGGCCGTACACAATGAAGCGTTCACCACGGTCCTCGGTGTGCGCCCCGCCAAAGTTGGCGTTATTGGCTGCGAGCGCAGCCTCGATTTGCGAGAGCGACAATCCGGCCAGCGCCAAGCGATGCGGGTCGACGACCACGTGGTATTGTTCGGTTTCACCGCCCCAACTGTTGACCTCCGCCACGCCCGGCACCGTGCGCAGCATCGGCGCCAGCGTGTAGTCCTGAAGCGCCTTGAGCTGACCGAGCCCCCACTCCCTGGTCCGGCTGGTGAGCACGTACTGATAGACCTCGCCCATGGCCGTCGACACAGGACCAAGCACCGGAATCACCCCGGCAGGTAAGTCCGCAGCGACATCACCGAGCCGCTGCGCAACCAACTGCCGCGCAAAGTAGCCGTCGACCCGATCCTCGAAGATGACCTGGGTGAGGGCCAGCCCGAACTTCGTGGTCGAACGGACTGCCGTGGCGCCGGGGAGACCGAGCAATGCCCGCTCGATCGGAAAGGTGACCAGTTGCTCGACTTCCTGCGGCGCGATGCCGGGAACCTCTGCAATCACACTGACTGCGTTGGCCGTGATATCGGGGAACGGCTCGAAAGGAATGGTGCGAAAGGCCCAGAGTCCCAGGCCGACCACGAGGGTCGTGGCGCCGGCAACCAGCCAGCGATGATTGAGCGAGAACCGCAGCAGGAGTGACAGCACGGACTACTCGTCCCAGACGTTTTCGAGCGCCGACTTGAGCCTGAACGCGCCAACGGTGACCACGGGAATCCCAGCCGGAAGCCCCGCAATCGCCATCTGCCCATTGCCCAGCGCAACAGCCTGTACCACGCGCTGTCGGAACCGGTTGTTGCCGTCGGCAATGAAGACGACATCTCCTTCGCTTGTACGCTGCACAGCCGGGGCTGGGAGCACGACCCGGTCGACCGGATCTGCCGATGGAAGCAGGATCGAAGCGAACATCCCGGGCCTGACGCCGGTCGGAATGACGAGCAACTCGACCCGCACATCGACCGCACGGCGAAGGGAATCGACGACCCCCGACACCCGGACCACCCGCCCTGGAATCAGACTGTCAGGCAGCGCATCGATCCGCACCGCAACCGAGTCACGCGGCCGAAGCTGCAATGCGGCATGCTCCGGAACGAATCCGATGACCCACAGTCTGCTGGCATCGCCCAGCGTGGCCAGCGGCGACCCTACCAGCACGGCCTCGCCCGGCCTCACCTTGACATCGATCACCGTGCCCGCCCGGGGAGCACGCACCACCACCTCCCCGGTCGCCGAGGGCGACAGGTGGCGCATGATCTCCTCGCTGCGGACCTGCTCGGCCTGGGCCGCCTCGAACTGCGCCCGTCGCCGCTCGACTTCCTCCTTCGACACCGCCTCCGCCTCCAGCAGGGTGCGAGATCGCTCATAGGCCGCCCGTGCCATGGTCAGTTCGGCCTGCGCCGTGACCACGTCCCGGTGCGCCACGGCCATTTCGTGGGAGTGGATGTGAAACAGCGGGGCGCCGGCAGCCACCCAATCCCCGGGCAGTACCAGGACGTCATCGATACGGCCCTCGACAATCGAGCCGACATGTGAGGTCCGGGTGTCCGGGGTCGTGACGGTGCCCGGGACCACCAGGGGAATCGTCACGCGTCGCAGCACGGTCGTGTCGACGACGATCCGGGTCGCCTCCATTTGCGCCGCCGTCAATTCCACCACGCCACGCGGCAGCGCAGCTGGTGGTCGGTCTGCGGTCTCGCCAGCACATGCGGCCGAACCACCCAACAGAACGGGAACGGCCAGGCGCACCATCGTCATCCGAGACATCATCATCACTCCGAAGGATCGTCACAGAGCACGGCGGCCTCGACCGGTGCTCCTCGTGCCCGGGCCAGCGCCGCCCGCGCCATCCGGCGTTCAGCACGCCAGCTCGCATAGTCATCCAGCGCAGCAAGCCTGGCACGGCGCGCATCCAGCAGCTCGGCGAGGGTTGCCTCGCCGGCACCATAGCGGGCCTCAGCCGCGGTCAGCGCCCGGACCAGGTCGCGCCGCCACTCTGCATCGAACCGGCGCCGTGAGACCTCGAGGACCGCAACTGCTTGCTCCGCATGATGGCGTTCCGCCGCCAGTCGCGTCACGATGGCCTGGTACTCAACCTCCCGCGCCTCGGCTTCCGCCCGGGCGGCGGCAGCAGCAGCCCGACCGCGTGACAGCACCGGGAGGTCGACCGACAGCCCCACGATCAGGCCGGAGAAGCCGCCGGTGCGCCGCAAGCCGACCTGCGGCATCAGGTCCGGTACGGCCAGGCCCCGCTGCCGGTCAGACTCGGCACGAGCCACGGCAACCTGGGCGGCTGCTGCCGCCGCTTGGGCGTGTGGCAGGGGCGAGAGTGGCCCCGGTGAGCAAACGCCCGACGCGATCACGAGGGGAGTGCCGGGGACAAACCCGAGCAGGCGCGCCAGCGTCGCCTCAGACCCCAGAAGGGCCGCCTCGATCCGGGCGACCCGGGCCGCCGCAGCAGCCGATTCCAACCGAGCACGCGCCGCATCGCCCCCAGCAGTGCGTCCCTCTTCCGCTCGGCGCGTCATGGCCACCGCAAAACGCTCGAGGGCGGCAGCTTCCGCCCGCGCGGCCTCCAGGGCGGCCCGATCCCGCTCGACCACCGCGATGCCTTCGACAGCAGCGACGGCCGCCTCCTGCTCGGCCAACGCCAGTCCGGCGGCGGCTCCGGACGCCTGCGCCCGGGCGGCGCGGATGAGGGCTCCATGATCCCCACCAAGGGGAACCCAGCCGGACAGGGTGACCTGCCCTTCGACACCGGCCAGGCCATCACGCCTCGTGATCTCCTGCTGGGCACCCAGATTCTCGGCGACGACATTCAACGTGGGGTTGCGCCAGGCCCGCGCTGCCGCAACGCCATAGCGAGTCGCCTCAACTCGCGCCGCGGCAGCAGTCACGCGCGGGGCCTGCCGCCGCGCCAGATCGAGTGCGTCGGCTGCCTGGAGACGGACCGTATCGACGGGAGTGCTGACCATCGCGAGGACAACCATGAAGACCACCGGAACATCCTCCGAGAACTCAACTCTCGAAGGGTAACGCTGCAACATGAACCCCTGATGAATTCAGCCACCTGGTGCCTTCATTAGCTTTCCGGCTCAACCCTCATGCGAAACCATGCGCCTGCTCGTCGTCGAGGACGAACCTCAACTGCTCGACTCCCTGGCCCGCGGACTGCGATCGGCCGGACACGCCGTCGACGGCGCTTCAACCATTGGTTCGGCACTCGACAAGTTGGCTCGAGACCCGTACGACGGCGTGGTCCTCGACCTGAACCTGCCTGATGGTTCGGGTCTCGACCTCGCCCGTCGCCTGCGCCAGGACGGAGCCCAACTCGTGATCCTGGCGCTGACCGCATACGACAGCATTGCCGACCGGGTGGCCGGACTCGACGCCGGCGCCGACGACTACCTCGTCAAGCCGTTTGCGCTCGATGAACTGCTGGCCCGTCTCCGCGCGCTCGAGCGCCGCCAGGCCAGCATTCGGCCAAGCACACTGGTAATCGACGATCTCGTGATCGACCCCGCCGCCCGGACCGCCGCCCGCGGAGGGCAGCCGATCGAACTGACGACGACCGAGTTTTCGCTGCTCGAGTTTCTGGCCAAGAACGCCGGCCAGGTGGTGGGTCGCGCGACGATCAGCGCGCACGTCTGGGACGAAAACTACGACCCGCTCTCCAACATCATCGACGTCTACATCGCACGGCTCCGGCGCAAGCTCGACACTGGCGGCGCCCCGCTGCTTCACACGATTCGTGGCGCCGGCTACGTACTGCGCCCCGAGTATGATGATGCCTAGATATCCGCTCCGTGGGCTTCGGGTTCGCTTGACGGTGGCGGTCGGAGCAAGCTTCGGTCTTCTGCTGGCGGTGTCGGCGCTGCTGCTCTACGCCGCTCTCGAGCGGCACTGGCGGGAAGAGGTCGACCTCAACCTGAAGCATTCGAGCGAGGGGGCCTACGCCCTGTTCCTGGCCGACACCGAAGACAACGTGACTCCCCGGGCCACTCTGATTCACGTTGCCACGGAGCTGGTCTACGGCGACCGCTCGATCGTTGGACTCGATCCCGACGGCCAGATCATTGCCCACAGTCGCTCGATCGAAGACACACCGGAGTTCTTCGCC
This region of Gemmatimonadales bacterium genomic DNA includes:
- a CDS encoding class I SAM-dependent methyltransferase, which translates into the protein MLTALPDRAAELAAAFRAAHYRDERPLIFADPFALRLASPGWRAICRYGPVRHFVFERLYGKYRPLRGHLLYQARIAEDWLEQFVDAGGRQYVLVGAGLDSFALRRTDLASQLRVFEVDRQAAQRAKRDRVSSLGLEPENVEWIPLDDARESLHDALRRSTFRFHRPAFVSWLGFSRCLDEQPLVDVLYGLAEVAVPGTRVAVGYLVAEQLDGAGGNRVLDAMTREGYGAHRAQPTEAAFVEAVEATGFRVLETVGPAEQDSYFAARTDGLTGIAASRMALLELEPPR
- a CDS encoding peroxiredoxin; this translates as MQLGDLAPDFTADTTAGPLRFYQWKGASWAVLFSHPKDFTPVCTTELGVVAKLKPEFERRNTKVIGLSVDPVASHVQWEGDIAEVTGNTVNFPMIGDPDRTVAGLYGMIHPNASDTTTVRSVFVIGPDNKIKLTLTYPASTGRNFEEILRVIDSLQLTADFQVSTPADWKDGEDVIIVPAVSDEDAKAKFPKGWVAKKPYLRVTPQPNR
- a CDS encoding efflux RND transporter permease subunit; this encodes MLSLLLRFSLNHRWLVAGATTLVVGLGLWAFRTIPFEPFPDITANAVSVIAEVPGIAPQEVEQLVTFPIERALLGLPGATAVRSTTKFGLALTQVIFEDRVDGYFARQLVAQRLGDVAADLPAGVIPVLGPVSTAMGEVYQYVLTSRTREWGLGQLKALQDYTLAPMLRTVPGVAEVNSWGGETEQYHVVVDPHRLALAGLSLSQIEAALAANNANFGGAHTEDRGERFIVYGRGRLTGPADIERVPVATRSGAPILIRDIAQVTTGALPRQGAITWDGKGEVVSGMVIMRKGENAQRVIAGIRARVAEIVPNLPPGVELVAFYDQTELVGQTTATIGKNLVMGGMLVVVLLWVFLRNVRASLIVAAVIPLSMLWAFVAMKWFGFSANLMSLGALDFGLLVDGSVVMIENMLRRSATGPESVEDTTNRMHRAAREVGRPVLFGITIIIAVYLPLFALQGTERKMFVPMAFTVVVAVLGSLVLALTVVPAAARTWLANVHEPHSAWFERLRLRYRRMLEGTLVRQTPVFAAALVLITLAVIGIGGLGREFMPRLDEGSVLVQVRRLPSTALGEGVEYSLAIERALQSLPEVRTVVSKLGRPDLATEAMGTYESDTYIILEPRKTWRRGGKDALLVAMDSTLREVPGISYAFTQPIQMRLDEAESGITTDVGVKIIGADPNRLAALAARVESVLHEVRGAADVKATAAARVHQVQLDLDRNALARYGIGTAEVGREVELALGASVATTVIDGPRRIGVAVRMAGASTLSPEGFTELPIPTPVGGRVPLGTVARLQVVETPEAFAHEGAERMVVVGANIRGRDVGSFVDDAAAALAKAVPLPEGYRFEWGGQYQHQQSAMKRLAVLVPLAILGIFLLLSWAFGTGRHAALIMTNVPFALVGGVASLWIAGLNLSISAAIGFIALFGIAVLNGVVMVSYINELRAAGSTLEEAVLNGAATRLRPVLMTALVAGFGFVPMALSTSPGAELQRPLATVVIGGLVTATALTLVVLPTLYVVVERWVARRAGAAGGV
- a CDS encoding efflux RND transporter periplasmic adaptor subunit, whose protein sequence is MMMSRMTMVRLAVPVLLGGSAACAGETADRPPAALPRGVVELTAAQMEATRIVVDTTVLRRVTIPLVVPGTVTTPDTRTSHVGSIVEGRIDDVLVLPGDWVAAGAPLFHIHSHEMAVAHRDVVTAQAELTMARAAYERSRTLLEAEAVSKEEVERRRAQFEAAQAEQVRSEEIMRHLSPSATGEVVVRAPRAGTVIDVKVRPGEAVLVGSPLATLGDASRLWVIGFVPEHAALQLRPRDSVAVRIDALPDSLIPGRVVRVSGVVDSLRRAVDVRVELLVIPTGVRPGMFASILLPSADPVDRVVLPAPAVQRTSEGDVVFIADGNNRFRQRVVQAVALGNGQMAIAGLPAGIPVVTVGAFRLKSALENVWDE
- a CDS encoding TolC family protein, whose protein sequence is MVVLAMVSTPVDTVRLQAADALDLARRQAPRVTAAAARVEATRYGVAAARAWRNPTLNVVAENLGAQQEITRRDGLAGVEGQVTLSGWVPLGGDHGALIRAARAQASGAAAGLALAEQEAAVAAVEGIAVVERDRAALEAARAEAAALERFAVAMTRRAEEGRTAGGDAARARLESAAAAARVARIEAALLGSEATLARLLGFVPGTPLVIASGVCSPGPLSPLPHAQAAAAAAQVAVARAESDRQRGLAVPDLMPQVGLRRTGGFSGLIVGLSVDLPVLSRGRAAAAAARAEAEAREVEYQAIVTRLAAERHHAEQAVAVLEVSRRRFDAEWRRDLVRALTAAEARYGAGEATLAELLDARRARLAALDDYASWRAERRMARAALARARGAPVEAAVLCDDPSE
- a CDS encoding response regulator transcription factor → MRLLVVEDEPQLLDSLARGLRSAGHAVDGASTIGSALDKLARDPYDGVVLDLNLPDGSGLDLARRLRQDGAQLVILALTAYDSIADRVAGLDAGADDYLVKPFALDELLARLRALERRQASIRPSTLVIDDLVIDPAARTAARGGQPIELTTTEFSLLEFLAKNAGQVVGRATISAHVWDENYDPLSNIIDVYIARLRRKLDTGGAPLLHTIRGAGYVLRPEYDDA